The proteins below are encoded in one region of Aeromonas veronii:
- the ptsI gene encoding phosphoenolpyruvate-protein phosphotransferase PtsI gives MISGILASPGIAFGKALLLKEDEIVINQGKISVDQIDAEINRFLEARTKSAAQLEAIKVMAGRTFGEEKEAIFEGHIMLLEDEELEGDIRSFIKDNKASADKAIYEVIEQYAKMMAELDDPYLRERATDFRDIGTRLVKNVLGIAVVNLSTIDEEVILVAKDLTPSETAQINLKYVLGFVTDIGGRTSHTSIMARSLELPAIVGTNDITERVKNGDVLVLDAINNQIVLNPTAEQLAKFKELQAQFQAEKDELAKLKDLPAITLDGHQVEVCANIGTVKDTEGAIRNGAEGVGLYRTEFLFMDRDALPTEDEQFKAYKEVAEAMPDQPIIVRTMDIGGDKELPYMNFPKEMNPFLGWRAVRIFFDRADIMNAQLRAILRASAFGKLRIMFPMIISVEEFRSLKATVETLKAELRAEGKAFDESIEVGIMIETPAAAVMAHHLAKEVDFFSIGTNDLTQYTLAVDRGNEMISAMYNPLSPSVLTLIKMVIDASHDNGKWTGMCGELAGDERATLLLLGMGLDEFSMSAISVPRIKKLIRNTNFEDVKAMADQALSYATAAEIEACVDNFIKQKAVC, from the coding sequence ATGATATCTGGCATTCTTGCGTCCCCCGGTATCGCATTCGGCAAGGCGCTTCTTCTGAAAGAAGATGAAATCGTTATCAATCAGGGCAAGATTTCTGTTGACCAGATTGACGCCGAAATCAACCGCTTCCTCGAAGCCCGCACCAAGTCAGCCGCACAGCTGGAAGCCATCAAGGTGATGGCCGGTCGCACCTTCGGTGAAGAAAAAGAGGCCATCTTCGAAGGCCACATCATGCTGCTCGAAGACGAGGAGCTCGAAGGGGATATCAGATCCTTCATCAAAGACAACAAGGCATCCGCCGACAAAGCCATCTACGAGGTGATCGAGCAGTACGCCAAGATGATGGCCGAGCTGGATGACCCCTATCTGCGTGAGCGCGCCACCGACTTCCGTGACATCGGCACCCGTCTGGTGAAGAACGTGCTCGGCATCGCCGTTGTCAACCTGAGCACCATCGACGAAGAGGTCATCCTGGTCGCCAAAGACCTGACCCCGTCCGAAACCGCTCAGATCAACCTGAAATACGTGCTGGGTTTCGTTACCGATATCGGTGGCCGAACCTCTCACACCTCCATCATGGCCCGCTCCCTGGAGCTGCCGGCCATCGTGGGGACAAACGATATCACCGAGCGCGTCAAGAATGGTGACGTGCTGGTACTGGATGCGATCAACAACCAGATCGTCCTCAACCCGACCGCCGAACAGCTGGCCAAGTTCAAAGAGCTGCAGGCCCAGTTCCAGGCTGAGAAAGATGAGCTGGCCAAGCTGAAAGACTTGCCCGCCATCACCCTGGACGGTCACCAGGTCGAGGTGTGCGCCAACATCGGTACCGTCAAGGATACCGAGGGTGCCATCCGCAACGGCGCCGAAGGCGTGGGTCTGTACCGCACCGAATTCCTGTTCATGGACCGTGATGCGCTGCCGACCGAAGACGAGCAGTTCAAGGCCTACAAAGAAGTGGCAGAGGCCATGCCGGATCAGCCGATCATCGTCCGTACCATGGACATCGGCGGCGACAAAGAACTGCCATACATGAATTTCCCGAAAGAGATGAACCCCTTCCTGGGCTGGCGTGCCGTGCGGATCTTCTTCGATCGCGCCGACATCATGAACGCCCAGCTGCGGGCCATCCTGCGTGCCTCTGCCTTCGGCAAGCTGCGCATCATGTTCCCGATGATCATCTCCGTCGAAGAGTTCCGCAGCCTGAAGGCCACCGTGGAGACGCTCAAAGCCGAACTGCGCGCCGAAGGCAAAGCCTTTGATGAATCCATCGAAGTGGGTATCATGATCGAGACCCCGGCTGCAGCCGTGATGGCACATCATCTGGCCAAGGAAGTGGATTTCTTCAGTATCGGTACCAACGACCTGACCCAGTACACCCTGGCCGTCGACCGTGGTAACGAGATGATTTCCGCCATGTACAACCCGCTGTCACCTTCCGTCCTGACCCTGATCAAGATGGTCATCGACGCTTCCCATGACAATGGCAAGTGGACAGGTATGTGCGGCGAACTGGCCGGTGACGAACGCGCCACCTTGCTGCTGCTGGGTATGGGTCTGGATGAGTTCTCCATGAGCGCCATCTCTGTACCGCGTATCAAGAAGCTTATCCGTAACACCAACTTCGAAGATGTGAAGGCAATGGCAGACCAGGCCCTGAGCTATGCGACCGCCGCCGAAATCGAAGCCTGTGTAGATAACTTTATTAAGCAGAAGGCAGTCTGCTAA
- a CDS encoding vWA domain-containing protein gives MLVDFFLHLRRHKLPCSLRELLDLHGALAARLASLDMDEFYLLARCLLVKDEAHYDRFDRAFAEYYDGLQASPLLPESLPDDWLRQELTRLLSPGEKALLQSLGGLDKLLETLNQRLAEQKERHAGGNKWVGTGGSSPFGHGGFHPEGIRMGGEGQHGRAAKVWEARHFRNFSDDDSPLGQRAIQLALRRLRRWVRKGNADELDLDDTIRSTARQGWLDVKLRPERHNGIKLLVFFDVGGSMDSHVAEVQRLFSALRHEFKHLEFFYFHNCLYDFVWQDNRRRFEERFDTWRLLRTYGSDYRVILVGDAKMGPYEITWPGGAVEYWNEEAGQVWLARLQQHYPRLVWINPLPRREWLWHPSIKLMNDLIGGRMHPLTLAGLAEAIDRL, from the coding sequence ATGCTGGTTGATTTCTTCCTTCATCTGCGCCGTCACAAGCTGCCCTGCAGCCTGCGCGAATTGCTGGACTTGCACGGGGCACTGGCAGCGCGGCTCGCCAGCCTCGACATGGATGAGTTCTACCTGCTCGCCCGCTGCCTGCTGGTGAAGGACGAGGCCCACTACGATCGCTTCGATCGCGCCTTCGCCGAGTATTATGACGGGCTGCAGGCCAGTCCCTTGTTGCCGGAGTCTCTGCCGGACGACTGGCTGCGCCAGGAGCTCACACGGCTGTTGAGCCCGGGGGAAAAAGCCCTGCTGCAATCCTTGGGGGGGCTGGACAAGTTGCTGGAGACTCTCAATCAGCGGCTGGCAGAGCAGAAAGAGCGTCACGCCGGTGGCAACAAGTGGGTGGGTACTGGCGGCAGCAGCCCCTTCGGTCACGGCGGTTTCCACCCCGAAGGGATCCGCATGGGGGGCGAGGGGCAACATGGCCGTGCCGCCAAGGTGTGGGAGGCGCGCCACTTTCGCAACTTCAGCGACGATGACTCCCCCCTGGGTCAGCGTGCCATCCAGTTGGCCCTGCGAAGGCTCAGACGCTGGGTGCGCAAGGGCAATGCAGACGAGCTGGATCTCGATGACACCATTCGCAGCACGGCCCGTCAGGGCTGGCTCGATGTGAAACTCAGACCCGAGCGCCACAACGGCATCAAACTGCTGGTGTTCTTCGATGTGGGGGGCTCCATGGACAGCCACGTGGCCGAGGTACAACGGCTGTTCTCGGCCCTGCGCCACGAGTTCAAGCACCTGGAGTTCTTCTATTTTCACAACTGCCTCTATGACTTCGTCTGGCAGGACAACCGTCGCCGTTTCGAGGAGCGCTTCGATACCTGGCGTCTGCTGCGCACCTATGGCAGCGACTATCGGGTGATCTTGGTGGGGGATGCCAAGATGGGCCCCTATGAGATCACCTGGCCCGGTGGTGCGGTCGAATACTGGAACGAAGAGGCGGGTCAGGTATGGCTCGCCCGGCTGCAACAGCACTACCCCAGGCTGGTGTGGATCAATCCCCTCCCGAGACGGGAGTGGCTCTGGCATCCTTCCATCAAGCTGATGAATGACCTGATTGGCGGGCGTATGCACCCGCTGACACTGGCCGGTCTCGCCGAGGCGATCGACAGGCTATAA
- a CDS encoding HPr family phosphocarrier protein: MYEKSVVITAENGLHTRPAAQFVKEAKEFQSEITVVSGGKSASAKSLFKLQTLGLTKGTNVTIQADGPDAQKAVEKLVALMDELE, translated from the coding sequence ATGTACGAGAAGTCTGTTGTTATTACTGCTGAAAACGGCCTGCACACCCGTCCCGCAGCTCAGTTCGTGAAAGAAGCCAAAGAATTCCAAAGCGAGATCACTGTGGTCTCCGGTGGCAAATCCGCCAGCGCCAAGAGCCTGTTCAAGCTGCAGACCCTGGGCCTGACCAAAGGCACCAACGTGACCATCCAGGCCGACGGCCCGGACGCACAGAAAGCCGTTGAGAAGCTGGTTGCCCTGATGGACGAGCTGGAGTAA
- a CDS encoding AAA family ATPase, producing MKILSLSGENLASLTGQFTIDFNRGALGAAGLFAITGNTGAGKSTLLDAICLALYDEMPRFIANRKHVAEVGRVDDEEKLKANDVRGILSRGHASSFAEVQFRGCDGRRYLARWAVRRARNRAEGRFQAQERSLTDVESGQVFSGSKRELQDRIDELVGLSWEQFRRAVILPQGEFAAFLKSSADERSALLERMTGTELYSAISIQTHERARAEQQALATLAQRLGDVPLMDETTREEWVARQQSLATELKHERQQQQLLQDFRDLGERIAALSQACQAGQTELAAVEQAHREAAPLREEFTRAEQAQVARADHDELARLERELQQQALLIGQLGPELIQVEQAQQQAVLHEQQLLAQKSATEREWGAMQPELKRAQDLDTRIREKADLLLEIKQQGTQARALQVALQQECQQQREQVQALEESRQRWANWLDERKTLIPLAPQWQPLLAAMQDWAEGRGQLQRLRQLHEQRDLALRELKADLEQGQQERDYWQQEQIRLQQQHDQRLAEEWDVRVASVQEQRQADTQQLARVHQLLELARSGRSHSEQLERLCQELSQLEQQLARLATLHDEREPVLTRLAIQRDEARLALEQARAVASFEQHRHELQDEMSCPLCGSTDHPYRQSQPQVAGILAQQGERARQLALEWEQLNHLHIQGRSEQAELTRQLAARQQQRPELMARSEQLAQRWAELGGQRLSGLSLPPNPSPAEWAELQARLLTEGESLEQRLAAYEQQLQQARQGQQALAGLREQLAQLGTRLQAFELRWHEQARQKAEWEAELKGLEEQEAGLRQRLVQGEARLDRQMGAEPWRPWAEGARWQAWQESCEACLQGQREWERLGAEVANLTPMLSAQEARTASQNELLHKLERDYKEGELQRQGLLANRDACLAGRPIAEVEEEWQQRLHGLNHQLEAATQALHALREKHTELKTRLAHLEQDKQISSRRQREVLGHWAAHASNLGIAEYELRRLLALSAEDLKGRRAALQQLDEALAEARTRLGERQRAQAQEEAKLERYREHHGELCALSVEALGQSLIISEARCRELEEQLFQCKSTLAQAEAAQAQAGSLQAALARQQGVADHWQQLSDLIGSASGAKLRTFAQSLTLERLLLEANAQLAELSPRYRLERVPGTDLALQVVDLDMGDEVRSVDSLSGGESFLVSLALALALSSLSSRQTQVESLFIDEGFGTLDPDSLDLALSSLDSLQAAGRQIGVISHVQTLVERIGVQVRVEALGGGESRICLP from the coding sequence ATGAAGATCCTTTCCCTTTCTGGCGAGAACCTCGCCAGCCTGACCGGTCAGTTCACCATCGATTTCAACCGGGGGGCCCTCGGCGCCGCCGGCCTGTTTGCCATTACCGGCAATACGGGCGCGGGCAAGAGTACCCTGCTCGATGCCATCTGCCTTGCCCTCTACGACGAGATGCCGCGCTTTATCGCCAATCGCAAGCACGTGGCCGAAGTGGGGCGGGTCGATGACGAGGAGAAACTCAAGGCCAACGACGTGCGCGGCATCCTCAGTCGCGGTCATGCCAGCAGTTTTGCCGAGGTGCAGTTTCGCGGCTGTGACGGCCGCCGCTACCTAGCTCGCTGGGCAGTGCGCCGTGCCCGCAACCGCGCTGAGGGGCGTTTCCAGGCTCAGGAGCGCAGCCTGACCGATGTCGAGAGCGGCCAGGTCTTCTCCGGCAGTAAGCGGGAGCTGCAGGATCGCATCGACGAACTGGTGGGCCTCTCCTGGGAGCAGTTCCGAAGGGCGGTGATCCTGCCCCAGGGGGAGTTTGCCGCCTTCCTCAAATCGAGCGCGGACGAGCGCTCTGCGCTCTTGGAGCGCATGACCGGTACCGAGCTCTACTCCGCCATCTCCATCCAGACCCATGAGCGGGCCCGGGCCGAGCAGCAGGCGTTGGCCACACTGGCACAGCGCCTCGGCGATGTTCCCCTGATGGACGAGACGACCCGCGAGGAGTGGGTCGCTCGCCAGCAGAGCCTTGCCACCGAACTCAAGCACGAGCGCCAGCAGCAGCAGTTGCTGCAGGATTTTCGCGATCTGGGCGAGCGCATCGCGGCGTTGAGTCAGGCTTGTCAGGCCGGCCAGACTGAACTGGCCGCCGTCGAGCAGGCTCACCGTGAGGCGGCCCCTTTGCGAGAAGAGTTCACCCGCGCCGAGCAGGCCCAGGTGGCGCGTGCCGACCATGACGAGTTGGCGCGTCTTGAACGTGAATTGCAGCAGCAAGCACTGCTCATTGGCCAGTTGGGGCCTGAGTTGATCCAGGTTGAACAGGCGCAGCAGCAGGCCGTGCTGCATGAGCAACAACTGTTGGCACAAAAGAGTGCGACCGAGCGCGAATGGGGGGCCATGCAGCCCGAACTCAAACGGGCTCAGGATCTCGACACCCGGATCAGGGAAAAAGCCGACCTGCTGCTGGAGATCAAGCAGCAGGGCACCCAGGCCCGGGCCCTGCAAGTTGCGTTGCAGCAGGAGTGCCAGCAGCAGCGCGAGCAGGTGCAGGCACTGGAAGAGAGCCGCCAGCGCTGGGCTAACTGGCTCGATGAGCGCAAGACGCTGATCCCGCTGGCGCCCCAGTGGCAACCCCTGCTGGCTGCCATGCAGGATTGGGCAGAGGGCAGGGGACAATTGCAGCGCCTGCGTCAGCTCCATGAGCAGCGGGATCTGGCCCTGCGAGAGTTGAAGGCCGATCTGGAGCAGGGGCAGCAGGAGCGGGACTATTGGCAGCAGGAGCAGATCCGGCTGCAACAGCAGCACGATCAACGGCTGGCCGAGGAGTGGGATGTCAGAGTCGCCAGCGTGCAGGAGCAGCGCCAGGCCGATACCCAGCAACTGGCGCGGGTGCATCAGTTGCTGGAGCTGGCCCGAAGCGGGCGCAGCCACAGCGAGCAGTTGGAGCGTCTCTGCCAGGAATTGAGTCAGCTTGAACAGCAGCTCGCCCGTCTCGCAACCCTGCATGACGAGCGGGAGCCCGTGCTGACTCGCCTCGCCATCCAGCGCGACGAGGCACGCTTGGCGCTGGAGCAGGCCCGGGCCGTGGCCAGTTTCGAGCAGCATCGCCATGAGCTGCAAGATGAGATGTCCTGCCCGCTCTGCGGCTCAACCGACCATCCCTATCGCCAGAGCCAGCCCCAGGTCGCGGGCATTCTGGCCCAGCAGGGGGAGCGTGCCCGTCAACTGGCGCTGGAGTGGGAGCAGCTCAATCACTTGCATATCCAGGGGCGGAGTGAGCAGGCCGAGCTGACCCGCCAGCTGGCGGCCCGCCAGCAACAACGGCCTGAACTGATGGCAAGATCCGAACAACTTGCCCAGCGCTGGGCCGAGCTCGGGGGGCAGCGCCTGTCGGGGCTGTCGTTGCCGCCTAACCCGAGCCCGGCTGAATGGGCCGAATTGCAGGCCCGGCTGCTGACAGAGGGAGAGTCGCTGGAGCAGCGCCTGGCGGCGTATGAGCAGCAGTTGCAGCAGGCCCGGCAGGGACAGCAGGCGCTGGCGGGCTTGCGGGAGCAGCTCGCCCAGCTCGGTACCCGCCTGCAGGCCTTTGAGCTGCGCTGGCACGAGCAGGCGCGGCAGAAGGCCGAGTGGGAGGCCGAACTGAAGGGGCTGGAAGAGCAGGAGGCGGGCCTGCGCCAACGACTGGTCCAGGGAGAGGCCAGGCTGGATCGGCAGATGGGAGCAGAGCCCTGGCGTCCCTGGGCCGAAGGGGCTCGCTGGCAGGCGTGGCAAGAGAGTTGTGAGGCCTGCCTGCAGGGACAGAGGGAGTGGGAGCGGCTCGGCGCCGAGGTGGCGAATCTGACGCCCATGCTGAGTGCACAGGAGGCGCGGACGGCGAGCCAGAACGAACTGCTGCACAAGCTGGAACGGGATTACAAGGAAGGGGAGCTGCAGCGGCAAGGATTGCTCGCCAATCGAGACGCCTGCCTTGCCGGGCGCCCCATAGCCGAGGTGGAGGAGGAGTGGCAGCAGCGGCTGCATGGGCTGAACCATCAGCTGGAGGCAGCGACCCAGGCTCTGCATGCCCTGCGGGAAAAACACACCGAACTCAAGACTCGCCTGGCCCATCTGGAGCAGGACAAGCAGATAAGCAGCCGTCGTCAGCGGGAGGTGCTGGGTCATTGGGCCGCCCATGCCAGCAACCTCGGCATCGCCGAGTACGAATTGCGCCGTCTGCTGGCTCTCTCCGCCGAGGATCTCAAGGGGCGACGTGCGGCCCTGCAGCAACTGGACGAGGCCCTGGCCGAGGCGCGCACCCGACTCGGTGAACGCCAGCGAGCGCAGGCGCAGGAGGAGGCCAAGCTCGAGCGTTATCGCGAACATCACGGCGAGCTCTGCGCTCTCTCCGTCGAGGCGCTCGGCCAATCCCTGATCATCAGCGAAGCCCGTTGCCGCGAGCTGGAGGAGCAGTTGTTCCAGTGCAAGAGCACCCTGGCCCAGGCCGAGGCGGCGCAGGCGCAGGCGGGCAGCCTGCAAGCGGCGCTGGCGCGCCAGCAAGGGGTGGCGGATCACTGGCAGCAGCTCAGCGATCTCATCGGCTCCGCCAGCGGCGCCAAACTGCGCACCTTCGCCCAGAGCCTGACCCTTGAGCGTTTGTTGCTGGAGGCCAATGCCCAGCTCGCCGAGCTCTCTCCCCGCTATCGGCTGGAGCGGGTACCCGGCACGGATCTGGCGTTGCAGGTGGTGGATCTCGACATGGGGGATGAGGTGCGCTCGGTGGACTCCCTCTCCGGTGGCGAGAGCTTCCTGGTGTCGCTGGCGCTGGCGCTGGCCCTCTCCAGCCTCTCGTCACGCCAGACCCAGGTCGAATCACTGTTTATCGACGAAGGGTTCGGTACCCTGGATCCGGACAGCCTGGATCTCGCGCTCTCCAGCCTCGACTCCCTGCAGGCGGCGGGGCGCCAGATCGGCGTCATCTCCCATGTACAGACCCTGGTGGAGCGCATCGGTGTGCAGGTGAGGGTCGAGGCCCTGGGCGGCGGTGAGAGCCGGATATGCCTGCCCTGA
- a CDS encoding AAA family ATPase — translation MGFAGSDRYLASKELSMAVNAAVVLEKPLLIKGEPGTGKTVLAEAVAESLGAELIAWHIKSTTKAQQGLYEYDAVARLRDSQLGDPRVGDINHYIRRGKLWQAFAAEQRPVLLIDEIDKADIEFPNDLLLELDRMEFDVYETGERVKARQRPVVIITSNNEKELPDAFLRRCFFHYIRFPDKAEMQAIIQLHYPGLKAALLDEAMSLFFELRAVEGLRKKPSTSELLDWIRLLLADGISPEAMRTREPGKLVPALYGALLKTEQDLHLFEKLAFLARRGG, via the coding sequence ATGGGATTTGCAGGAAGCGATCGCTATCTCGCCTCTAAAGAGCTGAGCATGGCCGTCAACGCGGCCGTGGTGCTGGAGAAACCGCTGCTGATCAAGGGTGAGCCTGGTACCGGCAAGACGGTGCTGGCGGAGGCGGTGGCCGAGTCACTTGGCGCCGAGCTCATCGCCTGGCACATCAAGTCCACCACCAAGGCCCAGCAGGGGCTCTATGAATACGACGCCGTGGCGCGGTTGCGGGACTCCCAGCTCGGGGATCCCCGGGTGGGGGATATCAATCACTACATCCGCCGTGGCAAGCTGTGGCAGGCCTTCGCTGCCGAGCAGCGGCCCGTGCTGCTCATCGACGAGATAGACAAGGCGGATATCGAGTTTCCGAACGATCTGCTGCTGGAACTGGATCGCATGGAGTTCGACGTCTATGAGACCGGCGAGCGCGTGAAAGCGCGCCAGCGCCCCGTGGTCATCATCACCTCCAACAACGAGAAAGAGCTGCCGGATGCCTTCCTGCGCCGCTGCTTCTTCCATTACATCCGCTTCCCCGACAAGGCCGAGATGCAGGCCATCATCCAGTTGCACTATCCCGGATTGAAAGCGGCGCTGCTGGACGAAGCCATGTCTCTCTTCTTCGAGCTGCGGGCGGTGGAGGGGCTGCGCAAGAAACCCTCCACCTCGGAACTCCTTGACTGGATCCGGCTGCTGCTGGCCGATGGCATCTCCCCGGAGGCGATGCGGACCCGGGAGCCGGGCAAGCTGGTGCCGGCCCTCTACGGTGCCCTGCTCAAGACGGAGCAGGACTTGCATCTGTTCGAGAAGCTGGCCTTCCTGGCGCGGCGTGGCGGCTGA
- a CDS encoding beta-ketoacyl-ACP synthase III has product MTSIVISGSGLYTPPFAVSNEELVAAFNQYVDLYNEENASAIDAGQLDAKQHSSCEFIEKASGIKSRYLVSKEGVLDPDIMQPLLPERPDDKPSIMVEMAVAAAEQALIAAGREPGEIDLVIVAASNMPRPYPALSIELQHYLGATGMAFDMNVACSSATFGIKTAADLLAAGTAKLALVVNPEICSGHLNFRDRDSHFIFGDACTAVVLERAEDCKVANPWQLVASKLVTQYSNNIRNNFGFLNRFSPRTRYGDDKLFRQQGRKVFKEVLPLVCDQIAGQLAEQGWQAGELNRLWLHQANLTMNQFIGRKLLGHDASQQEAPVILDRYGNTSSAGSIIAFHLFNQDLPSGARGVLCSFGAGYSIGSLLLERG; this is encoded by the coding sequence ATGACTTCCATCGTGATCAGTGGCTCAGGCCTCTATACCCCTCCCTTTGCCGTCAGCAACGAAGAGTTGGTGGCCGCCTTCAATCAATATGTGGATCTCTACAACGAGGAGAACGCCTCCGCCATCGACGCGGGTCAGCTCGATGCCAAGCAACATTCAAGCTGCGAGTTCATCGAGAAGGCCTCCGGCATCAAGAGCCGCTATCTGGTGAGCAAGGAGGGGGTGCTGGATCCGGACATCATGCAGCCGCTGCTTCCGGAGCGCCCGGACGACAAGCCCTCCATCATGGTGGAGATGGCAGTGGCCGCCGCCGAGCAGGCGCTGATCGCCGCCGGTCGCGAGCCGGGGGAGATCGATCTCGTCATCGTCGCCGCCTCCAACATGCCGCGACCCTATCCGGCGCTCTCCATCGAGCTGCAGCATTACCTCGGTGCGACCGGCATGGCGTTTGACATGAACGTGGCCTGCTCGTCGGCCACCTTCGGTATCAAGACGGCGGCGGATCTGCTGGCTGCGGGCACAGCCAAACTGGCGCTGGTGGTGAACCCGGAGATCTGCTCGGGTCACCTCAACTTCCGGGACAGGGACAGTCACTTCATCTTCGGCGACGCCTGCACCGCCGTGGTGCTGGAGCGGGCCGAGGACTGCAAGGTGGCCAACCCCTGGCAACTGGTGGCCAGCAAGCTGGTGACCCAGTACTCCAACAATATCCGCAACAACTTCGGCTTCCTGAACCGCTTCAGCCCGCGCACCCGCTACGGGGATGACAAGCTGTTTCGCCAGCAAGGGCGCAAGGTGTTCAAGGAGGTGCTGCCATTGGTGTGCGATCAGATTGCCGGCCAGCTGGCCGAGCAGGGTTGGCAGGCAGGGGAGCTGAACCGACTCTGGCTGCATCAGGCGAATCTCACCATGAACCAGTTCATCGGCCGCAAGCTGCTGGGGCACGATGCCAGTCAGCAAGAGGCACCAGTGATCCTCGACCGTTACGGCAACACCAGCTCGGCGGGCTCCATCATCGCCTTCCACCTGTTCAATCAGGACTTGCCGAGTGGCGCCCGGGGTGTGCTCTGCTCCTTCGGTGCCGGTTATTCGATAGGCAGCCTGCTGCTGGAGCGCGGGTGA
- the cysK gene encoding cysteine synthase A: MSKIFEDNSQTIGNTPLVRLNRVTKGRVLAKIESRNPSFSVKCRIGANLIWDAEKRGVLTKGKEIIEPTSGNTGIALAFVAAARGYPITLTMPATMSLERRKLLKALGANLVLTEGPLGMKGAIAKANEILESEPGKYVLLQQFENPANPEIHEKTTGPEIWEATDGDVDVFVAGVGTGGTITGVSRYIKQTKGKAIVSVAVEPSESPVISQKLAGQEIKPGPHKIQGIGAGFIPGNLDLTLLDRVEQVSSEESIEMARRLMEEEGILAGISSGAAVVAAARLAELPEFEGKTIVVILPSAAERYLSSALFAGVFSEQELQQ, from the coding sequence ATGAGCAAAATTTTTGAGGACAACAGCCAAACCATAGGCAACACCCCGCTGGTTCGTCTCAACCGTGTTACCAAGGGCCGCGTGCTGGCCAAGATCGAGAGCCGCAACCCGAGCTTCAGCGTCAAATGCCGGATCGGTGCCAACCTCATCTGGGATGCCGAAAAGCGCGGCGTGCTGACCAAGGGCAAGGAGATCATCGAGCCCACCAGCGGTAACACCGGCATTGCTCTGGCCTTCGTGGCCGCCGCCCGCGGCTATCCCATTACCCTAACCATGCCCGCCACCATGAGCCTGGAGCGCCGCAAGCTGCTCAAGGCCCTGGGTGCCAATCTGGTGCTGACCGAAGGCCCACTCGGCATGAAGGGCGCCATCGCCAAGGCCAACGAGATCCTCGAATCCGAGCCGGGCAAGTATGTGCTGCTGCAACAGTTCGAAAACCCCGCCAACCCGGAGATCCACGAAAAGACCACAGGCCCCGAGATCTGGGAAGCCACCGACGGTGACGTCGATGTGTTCGTGGCGGGCGTCGGCACCGGCGGCACCATCACCGGTGTCTCCCGCTATATCAAGCAGACCAAGGGCAAGGCCATCGTCTCCGTCGCCGTCGAGCCGTCAGAATCCCCTGTCATCAGTCAGAAACTGGCCGGTCAGGAGATCAAACCCGGTCCTCACAAGATCCAGGGCATTGGCGCCGGCTTCATCCCGGGCAACCTGGACTTGACCCTGCTGGACCGCGTCGAGCAGGTGAGCAGCGAGGAGTCCATCGAGATGGCCCGTCGCCTGATGGAAGAGGAAGGCATTCTGGCTGGGATCAGCTCTGGCGCCGCCGTCGTGGCCGCCGCCCGTCTGGCCGAACTGCCGGAATTCGAGGGCAAGACCATCGTCGTCATCCTGCCGAGCGCCGCCGAGCGCTACCTCTCCAGCGCCCTGTTCGCCGGGGTGTTCAGCGAGCAGGAACTGCAGCAATAA
- the crr gene encoding PTS glucose transporter subunit IIA produces the protein MGLFDKLKKLVSDDSSDTGGIEIFAPLSGEIVPIEDVPDVVFAEKIVGDGIAIKPAGNKMVAPCDGTIGKIFETNHAFSLESDSGIELFVHFGIDTVELKGEGFTRIAQEGQQVKRGDTIIEFDLAVLEAKAKSTLTPVVISNMDEIKELIKMTGAVTVGETPVIRIKK, from the coding sequence ATGGGTCTGTTTGATAAACTGAAGAAACTGGTTTCCGATGACAGCTCTGACACCGGTGGCATCGAGATCTTTGCCCCCCTGTCAGGTGAAATCGTACCGATCGAAGACGTGCCCGATGTGGTCTTCGCCGAGAAGATCGTCGGCGACGGCATCGCCATCAAGCCGGCTGGCAACAAGATGGTCGCGCCGTGCGACGGCACCATCGGCAAGATCTTCGAGACCAACCACGCGTTCTCTCTGGAATCCGACTCTGGTATCGAGCTGTTCGTTCACTTCGGTATCGACACCGTTGAGCTGAAAGGCGAAGGCTTCACCCGTATCGCCCAGGAAGGTCAGCAGGTCAAGCGCGGTGACACCATCATCGAATTCGATCTGGCCGTACTGGAAGCCAAAGCCAAGTCTACCCTGACGCCTGTGGTCATCTCCAACATGGATGAGATCAAAGAGCTGATCAAGATGACTGGCGCCGTGACCGTCGGTGAGACCCCGGTGATCCGCATCAAGAAGTAA